Proteins encoded by one window of Dreissena polymorpha isolate Duluth1 chromosome 11, UMN_Dpol_1.0, whole genome shotgun sequence:
- the LOC127849986 gene encoding uncharacterized protein LOC127849986 translates to MAEGGIDRATSQTESVPGHSSLYSRHSQNHVENMSMQICTIMTRLGYSEEIRRWRVEKYREYDRLAKTRSSHAFLITAGSKAEGLTCVFESDKDMLHVLKGVLCVEAGINLHTIQNDLDVFRMDTRVYPGHCRLLQERPAHTRFEQICNSLCDNGYGAVLLSSSLFLDECSALFTQSAKIVAHERAGPSTPATISGILHVDRVIALRCRCPSILQRWAARPRHWPLPLIVQKVVSLEAYLTPVGFKGSNYKHMEWRMCFNTGETELVNNLNSTQTQVYVMLKMIVKDVLKPCKKEVTSYVIKNIVLWQAENNPQHNFYQRSFLYWLHDGLRALKTAIVTQQLSYYMIPERNLMAASGLQDKQQRKWVADITDMMDEGPRVILRLQRIRQAVIASPEPMLWFSKIRMELEMLELEAFIRTGQRSDKHDVILQEIYRRKMEIMMEVAHQMCIDGCAVNKLVDIFYRIVM, encoded by the exons ATGGCAGAAGGAGGCATCGATCGAGCCACATCACAGACTGAAAGCGTTCCAggacacagcagcctgtacagtcgtcactctcag aaTCATGTCGAAAATATGTCCATGCAAATATGTACTATAATGACCCGGCTGGGATACAGCGAGGAGATCAGAAGATGGCGGGTTGAGAAATACAGGGAATATGATAGGCTGGCAAAAACACGATCAAGCCATGCCTTTCTTATTACAGCAGGAAGCAAGGCAGAGGGACTGACCTGTGTTTTTGAAAGCGACAAGGacatgttgcacgtgttgaaggGTGTCCTCTGTGTGGAAGCTGGTATCAATCTTCATACCATACAAAACGACCTTGATGTGTTTAGGATGGATACACGCGTATATCCAGGACATTGCAGACTGTTACAAGAGAGACCAGCGCATACACGGTTTGAACAAATTTGTAATTCCCTGTGTGATAATGGATATGGAGCCGTTCTACTTAGTAGTAGTTTATTCCTAGACGAATGTTCGGCATTATTTACACAATCAGCAAAAATAGTTGCACATGAGAGAGCGGGGCCGTCGACTCCTGCAACAATTTCAGGTATACTTCATGTTGACAGAGTAATCGCACTACGTTGTCGCTGTCCCAGCATCCTCCAAAGATGGGCTGCCAGACCCCGTCATTGGCCTTTACCATTGATAGTTCAGAAAGTCGTATCATTAGAAGCCTACCTAACCCCAGTCGGGTTTAAGGGAAGTAATTACAAGCACATGGAATGGAGGATGTGTTTTAACACTGGTGAGACAGAACTTGTAAACAATCTTAATAGCACACAAACGCAAGTTTATGTTATgcttaaaatgattgttaaagATGTTCTTAAGCCTTGTAAGAAAGAAGTTACATCATACGTGATTAAAAATATAGTACTTTGGCAAGCTGAGAATAACCCGCAGCATAACTTTTATCAACGCAGTTTTTTATACTGGCTTCATGACGGACTGAGAGCCCTTAAGACTGCTATTGTCACACAACAACTGTCATACTACATGATTCCGGAAAGAAATTTAATGGCAGCAAGTGGTTTGCAGGATAAGCAGCAACGTAAATGGGTAGCAGATATAACGGACATGATGGACGAAGGTCCGAGAGTTATACTAAGATTACAGAGGATACGACAGGCCGTCATCGCGTCCCCAGAGCCGATGTTGTGGTTCAGCAAAATAAGGATGGAGCTGGAGATGCTGGAGCTGGAGGCATTCATCAGAACCGGACAGCGTAGCGATAAGCACGACGTTATCCTGCAGGAGATATATAGACGTAAGATGGAGATAATGATGGAAGTGGCACATCAGATGTGCATAGACGGATGTGCTGTTAATAAGCTGGTGGACATCTTCTACAGAATTGTAATGTAG